GACGCAGGAACCATTGACTGGAGCCGCGCGCAGTTTGCCCTTACAGCTATCTACCACTGGATATTCGTTCCGCTCACACTGGGCTTGGCTGTTATCATGGGCATTGTTGAAACATGCTATTATCGCACTAAGAAGCGTTTTTGGAAAGACACGGCCAAATTCTGGCAGAAACTCTTCGGCATCAATTTCGCCATGGGTGTTGCCACAGGCATCATCTTGGAATTTGAGTTTGGTACAAACTGGTCTAACTATTCGTGGTTTGTTGGCGACATTTTCGGTGCGCCCCTTGCCATTGAAGGCATTCTGGCCTTTTTCATGGAGAGCACCTTTGTAGCCGTCATGTATTTTGGTTGGAAGAAAGTTTCTCCCGGATTCCATCTGGCTTCCACCTGGCTCACCGGTCTTGGTGCCACAATCTCTGCCTGGTGGATTCTCGTGGCCAACGCATGGATGCAAAATCCTGTGGGATGTGCCTTTAATCCTGATACCATGCGACACGAGATGGTTGATTTCATGGCCGTTGCCTTTTCGCCTTTCGCCATCGGCAAATTTTTCCATACAGTAATATCCAGTTGGATAGTAGGTGCGGTATTTGTGATAGCCGTATCTTGCTGGTACCTGATGAAGAAGCGTGAACAGAAGCTGGCTGTCGAGAGTATCAAGATTGCCTCACTGGTAGGCCTTTTCGCTGCGTTGGGCGCTGCCTTCACCGGTCATATTTCTGGTCAGCAGGTGGCTAAGTGCCAGCCTATGAAACTGGCTACAATGGAGGCCCTTTACAATGGTGGCACCGAGCAGGGGCTGACGGCCATTGCCTTGATAAACCCGTTCAGCCAGCCCGACTACGAGCACGAAAAAGAGCCTGCGCTAAAAATCGACCTGCCTTTTGCCCTGAGTATCATGGCTACAAACAGTCCTCATGGATATGTACCCGGCATCAATGATCTGTTGAACGGCTTTACTCGTCCTGACGGTACACAGGAGCCTTCGGTTGAAGAGAAGATGGAACGAGGACGGATGGCTATTCAGGCTCTGGCCAGTTACAGGCGTTCGAAAGCAGAAGGCGCCCCTAAAGATGTGCTCAACTCACAGTTATCTATTCTCAATGCCAACATGGCTTATTTTGGCTATGGATATATTCGTGACAGGAATGAGGTAGTCCCTTCTATTCCTGTGAATTTCTGGGCATTCCGCATCATGGTAGGATTAGGTTGTCTGTTCATCCTTTTCTTTGCAGCCCTTGCTGCTTCTTCATGGAAGTTCCCCAAGAAGTTAATGTCCAGTCGCGACATCACAGCCCTCCCCTCTTGGCACTATTGGCTGGCCATCATCATGGTTCCGCTGGCCTATATAGCCAGTGAGAGCGGTTGGCTCGTGGCAGAGTTCGGGCGTCAGCCATGGACCATTCAGGACATGCTGCCCACCTGGGCTGCCGTAAGCGATTTGCACTCCAGCAGTGTGATCACCACTTTCATCATCTTCCTAGTTCTCTTCACCACCATGCTGGCTGTGGAGATAAGTATTCTGCTCAAGCAAATCAAAAAAGGACCGGGAGCAAACTGATTATTTACCGATAATAGTTTTTAGTTATGATTACATACACCTTTTTGCAACACTACTGGTGTTTCATCGTATCACTATTAGGAGCGCTGTTGGTTTTTCTGCTTTTCGTTCAAGGAGCCAATTCAGTAGCGCGCTCGTTGGGCTATACTGACGAGGGAACGAGACTTGTCTATAATTCCACAGGCAGAAAGTGGGAGTTCACATTTACTACACTCGTCACCTTTGGCGGTGCTTTCTTCGCGTCTTTCCCATTGTTCTACTCTACCAGTTTCGGAGGTGCCTACTGGCTATGGATGCTCATTCTTTTCACTTTCGTCCTACAGGCAGTGAGCTATGAGTTCCAAAACAAGATAGGTAATTTCCTTGGTCCAAAGACATTCCAGTTTTTCCTCACCTTGAATGGCATTTTCGGTCCATTCCTTCTGGGATGTGCCGTTGCCACTTTCTTTGAGGGGTCAAACTTCATTGTAGAGAAAGACAACCTCATTGACGCAAATGCCTTGACACCTGTCATCAGCCATTGGGCCAACGCTTCTCACGGCCTTGACGCCCTTCTCAATCCATGGGTACTGGTGTTTGGACTGGCGGTGATGTTCCTGGCAAGAGTATTGGGTATTCTCTATATTATAAATAATGTGAACGACGAGAATATACGCTCACGCGGCACTGCCCGCCTTATCGGTGCGGCCATCCCCTTCGTCATGCTGTTTGTAACCTATGTGATACACCTGCTACTAAAAGACGGCTTTGCTGTTCATCCCTCTACTGGGACCATCTATATGGAACCCTACAAATATCTGAACAACTTTCTGGACATGTGGTATCTCTTGGCTGGTTTCCTTCTGGGTGTGTTATTGGTACTCTTCGGAATTGCAAGGACTATATTCAGCAAAAAGGACATTTGTGGAATATGGTACTCTGGCATCGGTACTGTTCTCACCGTTCTCTCGCTGTTGCTCTGCTCAGCCTGGAACAATACGGCTTATTATCCCTCTACAGCCGATCTTCAGTCATCGCTGACGCTGACCAACAGCTGTAGCAGTGAGTTTACCCTGCGCACCATGTTCTACGTATCGTTCCTGGTACCGTTTGTACTGGCATATATTGTTTACTGCTGGCACAAGATTGATGCGAAGAAACTTGACCTGGAAGAAATCCAAAACGACCACGCCTATTAACAAGTGGACATCTCTATGAGGACATGTTATTGAAGCGTTTATTTGGTAGTTTAATAATAATGTATTAATTTTGTCGGGCATAATTGCATCCGACATAATTACCAATAATTATCTAAAAAAAAAGAATTTAGAACTATGAAGAGACTATTGTTCATGCTAATGGCCGTGATGAGCCTGACAGCAAGTGCACAGAATGCCGACAGGCTCTATGACGAGGGTAAGAAGCTATACGATGCCAAGAACTATACCGAGGCATTCCCCAAACTAAAGGCTGCTGCCGAGAAAGGTCACAAGAAAGCCCAATACCGACTGGGACGCTGCTACGAGAAAGGGCGCGGAACGGCTGAGAACGAAAAATTGGCTTTCCAGTGGTACGAGAAGTCGGCCGCTCAAGGGTATGCCAAGGCTCAGTACGAGCTGGGCGACTGTTATAAAGACGGCGATGGCGTGGCCAAAGACCGCAAGAAAGCTGTCGAACTGTTCAAGAAGGCTGCTGCCCAGGAATATGCAGAAGCAGAATTCGCACTTGGAAAGGCCTACCTGAAAGGAAAAGGCATTACCGCCGATCAGGCCCAGGCCAAGAAATGGCTGAAGCGTGCCGTTAGCAACGAGAAGGGGGGCAGCGAGATTCTTACTGAACTGCGCAAAGAAGCTGCTGATGGCGATGAAGACGCCAAGGCTATTTTAAAATTATTAGGAAAATAGCGAATTTTTATTCGGTTTGTTTTTCGAAAATCAAGACAAATAAAAATCGCAAACTAGAACGGCGAGATTACGACAATTCACTTATTTTGCCTTAAAAATCCCCGTTCTACTGCAACTGAATACATCTTATACTGCAACTGAATACATCCTATACTGCAACTGTTTTTATCCTATACTGCAAGGTAACGTCTATTGTACCATAACGGAATAACAGTTACAGTATAGGATGAATGCAGTTATGGTATAATAGAAGTTCTATTGCAGCCTATATTCAGGAAGTATTATCCCCAAAAAAGCTCCATTTTGAGCTAAAAAAGCATAAACGCTTAATTATCAATATGTTGCGAATTATTCGCAACACGCTCCATAATTCGCGTGTAGAAGTCCAAAGATGGAGTTGGTGATTTTCGTGCGATTCTCACGCGTTTTGACGTAATAAATATGCAGTAAAGAAGTGCATATACATACACGAAACGTAAAGTTCTGTTAATTCACAGACAACAAACCATTTATTTGTCATTGTAATGCCCTTCCACCTCAACTATCAGCACGGTGACGACATCGTCATAGATGTCATAGATGATGCGGTCATGAGCCGTGACGCGACGAGACCAAGTAATATCATTGCCACCCTTTAATGCCTCAGGATGTCCCGTGCCTGTCCGTGGATGTTGTTCCAGTTCTGGAAGAATCTTATATAGTTTCTTGAAGGCATCTGGATTAGATTTCTTCCACTTCTTTATAATTTTCTGAACTTCTGCTGAGTAATCTATACTGTAACTCATAGTTCATCCATCCATTTCTGCGCTGCAGCTGCATTCTCAAAATGCAATGTCTTACCTTCACGAAACTCCTTCCTGGCCTTCTCTATTTTTGCAGCCAATGCAGGAGTGATTGTCAAGTCACCGTCCTCAATAGGAATGATAGCATATGTCTTCCGACTGCCACGACTGATATACACTTTTTCCCCTGCATCCACAAGGTCGAAAGAGCTGGCCATGTTCTTTCTGAAATCTGAGAATGTTAATGATGTCATAATCGTTGCTTTTATTGTTTCAGGGGACAAAGTTAATAATATTTTGTGAAACCACCAAATAAAA
The sequence above is a segment of the Prevotella sp. E9-3 genome. Coding sequences within it:
- a CDS encoding cytochrome ubiquinol oxidase subunit I, translated to MQNIILNIDAGTIDWSRAQFALTAIYHWIFVPLTLGLAVIMGIVETCYYRTKKRFWKDTAKFWQKLFGINFAMGVATGIILEFEFGTNWSNYSWFVGDIFGAPLAIEGILAFFMESTFVAVMYFGWKKVSPGFHLASTWLTGLGATISAWWILVANAWMQNPVGCAFNPDTMRHEMVDFMAVAFSPFAIGKFFHTVISSWIVGAVFVIAVSCWYLMKKREQKLAVESIKIASLVGLFAALGAAFTGHISGQQVAKCQPMKLATMEALYNGGTEQGLTAIALINPFSQPDYEHEKEPALKIDLPFALSIMATNSPHGYVPGINDLLNGFTRPDGTQEPSVEEKMERGRMAIQALASYRRSKAEGAPKDVLNSQLSILNANMAYFGYGYIRDRNEVVPSIPVNFWAFRIMVGLGCLFILFFAALAASSWKFPKKLMSSRDITALPSWHYWLAIIMVPLAYIASESGWLVAEFGRQPWTIQDMLPTWAAVSDLHSSSVITTFIIFLVLFTTMLAVEISILLKQIKKGPGAN
- a CDS encoding cytochrome d ubiquinol oxidase subunit II; translation: MTYTFLQHYWCFIVSLLGALLVFLLFVQGANSVARSLGYTDEGTRLVYNSTGRKWEFTFTTLVTFGGAFFASFPLFYSTSFGGAYWLWMLILFTFVLQAVSYEFQNKIGNFLGPKTFQFFLTLNGIFGPFLLGCAVATFFEGSNFIVEKDNLIDANALTPVISHWANASHGLDALLNPWVLVFGLAVMFLARVLGILYIINNVNDENIRSRGTARLIGAAIPFVMLFVTYVIHLLLKDGFAVHPSTGTIYMEPYKYLNNFLDMWYLLAGFLLGVLLVLFGIARTIFSKKDICGIWYSGIGTVLTVLSLLLCSAWNNTAYYPSTADLQSSLTLTNSCSSEFTLRTMFYVSFLVPFVLAYIVYCWHKIDAKKLDLEEIQNDHAY
- a CDS encoding tetratricopeptide repeat protein; amino-acid sequence: MKRLLFMLMAVMSLTASAQNADRLYDEGKKLYDAKNYTEAFPKLKAAAEKGHKKAQYRLGRCYEKGRGTAENEKLAFQWYEKSAAQGYAKAQYELGDCYKDGDGVAKDRKKAVELFKKAAAQEYAEAEFALGKAYLKGKGITADQAQAKKWLKRAVSNEKGGSEILTELRKEAADGDEDAKAILKLLGK
- a CDS encoding Txe/YoeB family addiction module toxin, encoding MSYSIDYSAEVQKIIKKWKKSNPDAFKKLYKILPELEQHPRTGTGHPEALKGGNDITWSRRVTAHDRIIYDIYDDVVTVLIVEVEGHYNDK
- a CDS encoding type II toxin-antitoxin system Phd/YefM family antitoxin codes for the protein MTSLTFSDFRKNMASSFDLVDAGEKVYISRGSRKTYAIIPIEDGDLTITPALAAKIEKARKEFREGKTLHFENAAAAQKWMDEL